The following proteins are encoded in a genomic region of Haloarcula marina:
- a CDS encoding CoxG family protein, which produces MTVRVERTMTVSAPPERVWAFITDPDQRARPISVVEDWDVHDERQATWYISLPIPLLDRTISVETRDVERREPEYVRFVGRSKIMQVQGEHELEETDEGTRLTNRFVVDGKLPGVERFFKRNLDGEMQNLEQALRDHLEVEV; this is translated from the coding sequence ATGACTGTCCGGGTCGAGCGAACGATGACCGTGTCGGCACCCCCGGAGCGAGTGTGGGCGTTCATCACCGACCCAGACCAGCGGGCGCGCCCCATAAGCGTCGTCGAGGACTGGGACGTACACGACGAGCGACAGGCGACGTGGTACATCTCCCTGCCGATACCGCTTCTCGACCGAACCATCAGCGTCGAGACCCGGGACGTTGAACGCCGCGAACCGGAGTACGTCCGGTTCGTCGGCCGGTCGAAGATTATGCAGGTACAGGGCGAACACGAACTCGAAGAGACCGACGAGGGGACGCGTCTGACCAACCGCTTCGTCGTCGACGGCAAACTCCCGGGCGTCGAGCGGTTCTTCAAACGGAACCTCGACGGCGAGATGCAGAACTTAGAGCAGGCCCTCCGGGACCATCTCGAAGTCGAAGTATGA
- a CDS encoding DUF7525 family protein, giving the protein MATESQTDMGVGLGLLFGIVAVGAAMLAAVNSYNYAIREAQQLDTAGLLLNSGIGFGVAMLAAGLALVAIHVYDA; this is encoded by the coding sequence ATGGCTACGGAGTCGCAAACTGACATGGGTGTCGGCCTCGGTCTGCTGTTCGGAATCGTCGCCGTGGGCGCGGCGATGCTGGCGGCGGTCAACAGCTACAACTACGCGATTCGAGAAGCACAGCAACTCGACACGGCGGGACTCTTACTCAACAGCGGTATCGGGTTCGGCGTGGCGATGCTCGCGGCCGGTCTCGCACTGGTCGCCATCCACGTCTACGACGCCTGA
- a CDS encoding DUF7123 family protein — protein MVDFSEEDRRILDYLRESVSRGEGYFRAKHIASQIGLSAKQVGARLPKLAEEADEVEIEKWGRARSTTWRVTTS, from the coding sequence ATGGTCGATTTCAGCGAGGAAGACCGGCGCATTCTGGATTACCTCCGGGAAAGCGTGTCGCGCGGGGAGGGGTACTTCCGCGCGAAGCACATCGCGTCGCAAATCGGCCTCTCGGCCAAGCAGGTCGGCGCGCGACTGCCGAAACTGGCCGAAGAAGCCGACGAAGTGGAGATAGAGAAGTGGGGGCGGGCGCGGTCGACGACGTGGCGCGTCACGACGAGCTAG
- a CDS encoding carbon-nitrogen family hydrolase produces the protein MRLALAQLHVEPSNVSGNVERAVDAIERAAAEDADLVVLPELFSVGYFAFDSYARSAESVTGETLTRIGETADRNDVAVLAGSIVEELEASAAAGVDVPAPEGLANTAVFFDRDGHRRAVYRKHHLFGYGSAETELLEPGERIPTVEFGGFTIGVTTCYDLRFPELFRQLVDDGVTLTLVPSAWPYPRVEHWKLFGRIRAVENQMYVAATNGVGQFADAELLGRSTVYDPWGTTLASSADEPALVTADVTPDRVERVREEFPALADRRTTLR, from the coding sequence ATGAGGCTCGCACTCGCACAGCTACACGTCGAACCGTCCAACGTGAGCGGCAACGTCGAGCGAGCGGTCGACGCCATCGAACGGGCCGCCGCCGAGGACGCGGACCTGGTCGTTCTCCCCGAGTTGTTCAGCGTCGGCTACTTCGCGTTCGATAGCTACGCCCGCTCAGCGGAAAGTGTCACCGGCGAGACGCTGACTCGAATCGGCGAGACGGCAGACAGGAACGACGTGGCCGTCCTCGCGGGGAGTATCGTGGAGGAACTCGAAGCGAGCGCCGCGGCGGGCGTCGACGTGCCCGCGCCCGAGGGCCTCGCGAATACGGCAGTGTTCTTCGACCGAGACGGGCACCGGCGCGCCGTCTACCGCAAGCACCACCTGTTCGGCTACGGGTCCGCCGAAACGGAGCTACTGGAACCGGGCGAACGGATTCCGACCGTCGAGTTCGGTGGGTTCACTATCGGCGTCACCACCTGCTACGACCTCCGATTTCCCGAACTGTTCAGACAACTCGTGGACGACGGCGTGACCCTTACGCTCGTTCCCAGCGCGTGGCCGTACCCTCGCGTCGAGCACTGGAAACTGTTCGGCCGTATCCGGGCCGTCGAGAACCAGATGTACGTCGCAGCGACCAACGGCGTGGGGCAGTTCGCCGACGCGGAACTGCTCGGTCGGTCGACCGTCTACGACCCGTGGGGGACGACGCTCGCCAGTTCCGCCGACGAACCGGCGCTCGTCACGGCCGACGTAACGCCCGACCGAGTCGAACGGGTCCGCGAGGAGTTCCCGGCGCTGGCCGACCGCCGGACGACGCTCCGATAA